From Vibrio crassostreae, one genomic window encodes:
- the hupA gene encoding nucleoid-associated protein HU-alpha produces the protein MNKTQLIDFIAEKADLSKAQAKAALEATLGGVTDALKDGDQVQLIGFGTFKVNHRAARTGRNPKTGDEIQIAAANVPAFVAGKALKDSVK, from the coding sequence ATGAACAAGACTCAATTAATCGACTTTATTGCTGAAAAAGCGGACCTTTCTAAAGCACAAGCTAAAGCTGCTCTAGAAGCGACTCTTGGCGGTGTTACAGATGCTCTTAAAGATGGCGATCAAGTTCAGCTAATTGGTTTTGGTACTTTTAAAGTAAACCACCGTGCAGCTCGCACTGGTCGTAACCCAAAAACTGGTGATGAGATCCAAATCGCTGCTGCAAATGTTCCAGCATTTGTTGCAGGTAAAGCGCTGAAAGATTCAGTGAAATAA
- the zntR gene encoding Zn(2+)-responsive transcriptional regulator produces MFQIGELAKRCGVTADTLRFYEKNNLIAPASRSESGYRLYDENNQKQVTFILKSKELGLSLDEIKELLEIRLEATQHSCAEVKSITSAKLEMIDEKITELTKIRTALKKINDACCGHVDDDASHCSILAALDSANVDKGRCCRTGE; encoded by the coding sequence ATGTTTCAGATCGGTGAATTAGCGAAACGATGCGGTGTAACAGCCGATACCTTGCGATTTTATGAGAAGAATAACCTGATCGCGCCAGCCAGTCGCAGTGAGTCGGGTTATCGCTTATATGATGAAAATAACCAAAAGCAGGTGACGTTTATTCTCAAATCTAAAGAGTTAGGGCTGAGTTTAGATGAAATCAAAGAATTGCTTGAGATTCGTCTCGAGGCCACACAGCACAGTTGCGCCGAAGTGAAGTCGATTACCTCAGCAAAACTAGAGATGATTGATGAGAAGATTACCGAGTTAACTAAGATTCGCACCGCACTTAAAAAGATTAATGATGCGTGTTGTGGCCACGTGGACGACGATGCAAGCCATTGTTCTATTCTGGCAGCCTTGGATTCAGCAAACGTCGACAAAGGGCGCTGTTGTCGCACTGGAGAGTAA
- the purD gene encoding phosphoribosylamine--glycine ligase, with protein MNVLIIGAGGREHALGWKAAQNPNVETVFIAPGNAGTALEPKLENVNIGVEDIAGLVAFAQEKKIELTIVGPEAPLVIGVVDAFREVGLPIFGPTQAAAQLEGSKAFTKDFLARHDIPTGYYANFTEIEPAIAYVREQGAPIVVKADGLAAGKGVIVAMTLEEAEDAIKDMLAGNAFGEAGSRVVIEEFLEGEEASFIVMVDGSSVLPMATSQDHKRVGDKDTGPNTGGMGAYSPAPVVTPEIHNRILEEVIYPTVRGMDAEGAPYTGFLYAGLMIDADGTPKVIEYNCRFGDPETQPIMMRMESDLVELCLMAIDEKLDEAESKWDPRASIGVVLAAGGYPADYAKGDVISLPTSEVEGQKVFHAGTTNNEAGDVVTNGGRVLCATALGNTVSEAQERAYALTKQVSWNGMFHRNDIGYRAIAREQEQ; from the coding sequence ATGAATGTATTAATTATCGGTGCCGGCGGTCGTGAGCATGCACTAGGTTGGAAAGCAGCACAAAACCCAAACGTTGAAACGGTATTCATTGCTCCAGGTAACGCAGGTACTGCACTTGAGCCGAAACTTGAGAACGTAAACATCGGTGTTGAAGACATCGCTGGTTTAGTCGCGTTTGCTCAAGAGAAAAAAATCGAACTGACTATCGTGGGCCCTGAAGCACCACTAGTTATTGGTGTGGTTGACGCATTCCGCGAAGTGGGTCTGCCTATCTTTGGTCCAACTCAAGCGGCAGCACAGCTTGAAGGTTCGAAAGCATTCACTAAAGATTTCCTAGCTCGTCATGACATCCCAACGGGTTACTACGCGAACTTTACTGAGATTGAGCCGGCTATCGCTTACGTACGTGAGCAAGGTGCGCCAATCGTAGTAAAAGCTGACGGTCTTGCGGCAGGTAAAGGCGTTATCGTTGCGATGACACTTGAAGAAGCTGAAGACGCAATCAAAGACATGCTAGCGGGCAACGCATTTGGCGAAGCTGGCAGCCGCGTGGTTATCGAAGAGTTCCTTGAAGGCGAAGAAGCAAGCTTCATCGTAATGGTTGACGGTTCTAGCGTGCTTCCTATGGCCACCAGCCAAGATCACAAACGTGTTGGCGACAAAGACACTGGTCCTAATACTGGCGGTATGGGTGCTTACTCTCCTGCTCCAGTTGTGACGCCTGAAATCCACAACCGTATCCTTGAGGAAGTTATCTACCCAACGGTACGTGGTATGGACGCAGAGGGCGCACCTTACACTGGTTTCCTTTACGCTGGCCTAATGATCGATGCTGACGGCACACCTAAGGTTATCGAATACAACTGCCGCTTCGGCGATCCAGAAACGCAACCTATCATGATGCGTATGGAGTCAGACCTTGTTGAGCTTTGCCTAATGGCTATCGACGAGAAACTAGACGAAGCAGAATCGAAGTGGGATCCACGCGCTTCTATCGGTGTTGTTCTTGCGGCTGGCGGTTACCCTGCTGACTACGCAAAAGGTGACGTAATTTCACTACCAACAAGCGAAGTTGAAGGCCAAAAGGTTTTCCACGCAGGTACGACAAATAACGAAGCTGGCGACGTGGTGACAAACGGTGGTCGTGTACTTTGTGCAACGGCACTGGGTAACACGGTTTCTGAAGCTCAAGAGCGTGCTTACGCGTTGACGAAGCAAGTTAGCTGGAATGGTATGTTCCACCGCAATGACATTGGTTACCGTGCGATTGCGCGCGAGCAAGAGCAGTAA
- the dusB gene encoding tRNA dihydrouridine synthase DusB yields the protein MKIGNYQLKNNLIVAPMAGVTDRPFRELCLRYGAGMAVSEMMSSNPKVWKTSKSQQRMVHEGESGIRSVQIAGADPQLMAEAAQFNVDNGAQIIDINMGCPAKKVNKKLAGSALLQHPELIEDILKAVVNAVDVPVTLKTRTGWDTDNRNCVQIAKIAEDCGIQALALHGRTRACMYKGEAEYKHIKAAKQAVSIPVIANGDIDSPEKAKFVLEYTGADALMIGRPAQGRPWIFNEILHYLENGTTMDPLPISEVKDIMLGHVHALHEFYGEFLGPRIARKHVGWYLKEHEQASEFRRTFNAFEAGDLQLEALEGFFDNVAP from the coding sequence TTGAAAATCGGAAATTATCAACTTAAGAACAATCTAATCGTCGCTCCTATGGCTGGCGTAACGGATAGACCATTCCGTGAGTTGTGTCTTCGCTACGGTGCGGGGATGGCAGTCAGTGAAATGATGTCCTCCAATCCGAAAGTTTGGAAAACGTCAAAGTCTCAGCAGCGTATGGTACATGAAGGCGAATCGGGCATTCGTTCAGTACAAATCGCTGGTGCAGATCCACAGCTTATGGCCGAGGCTGCTCAATTTAATGTCGATAACGGTGCGCAAATCATCGATATCAACATGGGTTGTCCAGCTAAAAAAGTGAATAAAAAGCTTGCGGGCTCAGCCCTACTGCAGCATCCAGAACTCATTGAAGACATTCTGAAGGCGGTGGTAAATGCTGTCGACGTTCCAGTAACGTTGAAAACGCGCACAGGCTGGGATACAGACAATAGAAACTGTGTCCAAATCGCGAAAATAGCCGAAGACTGCGGCATACAAGCTCTTGCGCTCCATGGAAGAACTCGCGCTTGTATGTACAAAGGTGAGGCAGAATACAAACACATTAAAGCAGCGAAACAAGCAGTATCTATTCCGGTTATCGCTAACGGTGATATCGATAGTCCGGAAAAAGCGAAGTTTGTGCTGGAGTACACCGGCGCTGATGCTTTAATGATAGGTCGACCTGCCCAAGGACGTCCTTGGATTTTTAACGAAATCCTACACTATTTGGAAAACGGCACCACGATGGACCCACTCCCGATTTCGGAAGTGAAAGACATCATGCTTGGTCATGTGCACGCTCTACATGAATTTTATGGAGAGTTTTTAGGCCCTCGCATCGCTCGTAAGCATGTGGGTTGGTATCTAAAAGAACATGAACAAGCGAGTGAGTTTCGCCGTACCTTCAACGCATTCGAAGCAGGTGATCTGCAGCTTGAAGCGCTAGAAGGTTTTTTTGATAACGTTGCACCATAA
- the accC gene encoding acetyl-CoA carboxylase biotin carboxylase subunit, with amino-acid sequence MLDKLVIANRGEIALRILRACKELGIKTVAVHSTADRDLKHVLLADETICIGPARGIDSYLNIPRIISAAEVTGAVAVHPGYGFLSENADFAEQVERSGFIFVGPKAETIRMMGDKVSAITSMKKAGVPCVPGSDGPLDDDEAKNKAHAKRIGFPVIIKASGGGGGRGMRVVRSEAELTEAIAMTRAEAKACFNNDMVYMEKFLENPRHIEVQVLADGQGNAIHLGERDCSMQRRHQKVVEEAPAPGITEEMRKYIGERCTRACIEIGYRGAGTFEFLYENGEFYFIEMNTRIQVEHTITEMVTGIDLVKEQLRIAAGQPLSFTQDDIKLRGHSIECRINAEDPVRFLPSPGKIERFHAPGGMGVRWESHIYTGYTVPPHYDSMIGKLITYGENRDVAIARMKNALGEMIVEGINVNTELQLSIMNDENFQHGGANIHYLEKKLGLS; translated from the coding sequence ATGTTAGATAAATTAGTAATCGCGAACCGTGGTGAGATTGCACTACGTATTCTGCGTGCATGTAAAGAGCTTGGCATTAAAACGGTAGCGGTTCACTCAACTGCTGACCGTGATCTTAAGCACGTACTACTTGCAGACGAAACCATTTGTATCGGTCCAGCTCGTGGTATCGATAGCTACCTAAACATCCCTCGTATCATCAGCGCAGCTGAAGTTACAGGTGCAGTAGCAGTTCACCCTGGCTACGGCTTCCTATCTGAAAATGCAGACTTCGCAGAACAGGTAGAACGCAGTGGCTTTATCTTCGTTGGCCCTAAAGCTGAAACCATTCGCATGATGGGTGACAAAGTGTCAGCTATCACGTCAATGAAGAAAGCTGGCGTACCTTGTGTACCAGGTTCTGACGGTCCTCTTGATGACGACGAAGCGAAAAACAAAGCGCACGCTAAGCGTATTGGCTTCCCAGTAATCATCAAGGCATCTGGCGGCGGCGGCGGTCGTGGTATGCGTGTTGTTCGTTCTGAAGCAGAGCTAACAGAAGCTATCGCGATGACTCGCGCTGAAGCAAAAGCATGTTTCAACAACGACATGGTTTACATGGAGAAATTCCTAGAAAACCCACGTCACATTGAAGTACAAGTGCTTGCAGATGGCCAAGGTAATGCTATCCACCTAGGTGAGCGTGACTGTTCAATGCAGCGTCGTCACCAGAAAGTTGTGGAAGAAGCGCCAGCTCCAGGTATCACTGAAGAGATGCGTAAGTACATCGGCGAACGCTGTACACGTGCATGTATTGAGATCGGTTACCGCGGTGCAGGTACATTTGAATTCCTATACGAGAACGGTGAGTTCTACTTCATCGAAATGAACACTCGTATTCAGGTTGAGCACACGATTACTGAAATGGTAACGGGTATCGACCTAGTGAAAGAACAGCTACGTATTGCAGCTGGTCAGCCTCTATCATTCACTCAGGATGATATTAAGCTGCGCGGCCACTCAATCGAATGTCGTATCAATGCTGAAGATCCAGTTCGTTTCCTACCTTCACCAGGTAAGATTGAACGTTTCCACGCACCAGGCGGCATGGGCGTACGTTGGGAATCTCACATCTACACTGGTTACACAGTGCCACCACACTACGATTCAATGATTGGTAAGCTGATCACTTACGGTGAGAACCGTGATGTGGCTATCGCTCGTATGAAGAACGCATTGGGTGAAATGATTGTTGAAGGTATTAACGTTAATACTGAGCTTCAACTGTCTATTATGAACGACGAAAACTTCCAACACGGTGGTGCAAACATCCACTACCTTGAGAAGAAACTTGGTTTGTCATAA
- the fis gene encoding DNA-binding transcriptional regulator Fis: protein MFEQNLTSEALTVTTVTSQDQITQKPLRDSVKASLKNYLAQLNGQEVSELYELVLAEVEQPLLDTIMQYTRGNQTRAATMMGINRGTLRKKLKKYGMN, encoded by the coding sequence ATGTTCGAACAAAATCTGACTTCAGAAGCATTGACAGTAACTACAGTTACATCACAAGACCAAATCACGCAGAAGCCACTACGTGACTCAGTTAAAGCATCATTGAAAAATTACCTTGCTCAATTAAACGGTCAAGAAGTCAGCGAGTTATACGAATTAGTATTAGCTGAAGTTGAACAGCCACTACTAGACACTATCATGCAGTACACTCGCGGTAACCAAACTCGTGCAGCAACCATGATGGGTATTAACCGCGGTACTCTTCGCAAGAAACTTAAAAAATACGGCATGAACTAA
- a CDS encoding DUF1481 domain-containing protein translates to MKKAFLLVSLLSTFLIGCSSTSPRKNLEQFETHTGGQVMGDATSFYWVTNKLTQPHTSADYVTVGDYGWYQTDYAWSESVLREFIREGEQRNSSNKLVPYRVHVRFNKSGEAVYQQYRIDSKILPIQAKQLENYQKEAKSVLETTMKQNDEGLRLVQGYWDGSSFKTCAGGEFDRIEFNQTLPSFVIDRLASVESYAAFLGSDSLGKMSVKELLMLAEDSHDCVVRPSLLKE, encoded by the coding sequence ATGAAAAAAGCATTTCTTCTCGTTTCACTATTATCTACATTTCTTATTGGCTGTTCTTCAACAAGCCCTCGCAAAAACCTAGAGCAATTTGAAACTCACACCGGCGGCCAAGTCATGGGCGACGCGACAAGTTTTTACTGGGTTACAAACAAGCTAACACAACCTCATACTTCAGCTGACTACGTCACTGTAGGCGATTACGGCTGGTACCAAACTGACTATGCTTGGTCAGAAAGTGTGCTTCGTGAATTCATTCGTGAAGGCGAGCAGCGTAACTCTTCTAATAAGCTGGTTCCTTATCGTGTCCATGTGCGTTTCAATAAGTCGGGCGAAGCTGTGTATCAACAGTATCGTATCGACAGCAAAATCTTACCTATCCAAGCTAAGCAGCTTGAAAACTACCAGAAAGAAGCTAAATCGGTTCTAGAGACTACGATGAAGCAGAATGACGAAGGGCTAAGATTGGTTCAGGGTTACTGGGATGGCAGCTCTTTTAAGACGTGCGCTGGTGGTGAATTTGATCGCATTGAATTTAACCAGACTTTACCAAGCTTCGTGATCGACCGATTGGCATCTGTGGAAAGCTATGCGGCGTTTCTTGGCAGTGATTCACTGGGTAAGATGAGCGTGAAAGAGTTACTGATGCTGGCTGAAGACAGCCATGATTGTGTCGTTAGGCCATCATTGTTGAAAGAATAG
- the purH gene encoding bifunctional phosphoribosylaminoimidazolecarboxamide formyltransferase/IMP cyclohydrolase: MNNARPIRRALISVSDKTGIVEFAQALANRGVDILSTGGTARLLAEKGISVTEVSDYTGFPEMMDGRVKTLHPKVHGGVLGRRGQDDDVMETHGINPIDMVVVNLYPFAETVAKEGCTLADAVENIDIGGPTMVRSAAKNHKDVTIVVNAHDYERVVAEMDANEKSLTLETRFDLAIAAFEHTASYDGMIANYFGTMVPSYGENKEGDEESKFPRTFNQQFEKKQDMRYGENSHQAAAFYVEANPEEASVSTARQIQGKALSYNNIADTDAALECVKEFDQPACVIVKHANPCGVALGEDILEAYDRAFKTDPTSAFGGIIAFNRELDAATATAITERQFVEVIIAPSVSAEAVEIVAAKKNLRLLECGEWTTKTTGFDVKRVNGGLLVQDRDQGMVSEDDLKVVSKRQPTAEELKDALFCWKVAKYVKSNAIVYSKGDMTIGVGAGQMSRVYSAKIAGIKAADEGLQVEGCVMASDAFFPFRDGIDAAAEAGIKCVIQPGGSMRDDEVIAAADEHGMAMIFTGMRHFRH, from the coding sequence ATGAATAACGCTCGTCCAATTCGCCGCGCTCTAATCAGCGTATCAGACAAAACTGGTATCGTTGAATTTGCACAAGCTCTTGCTAACCGTGGTGTAGATATCCTATCTACCGGTGGCACTGCTCGCCTGCTTGCTGAAAAAGGCATCTCTGTTACAGAAGTATCTGACTACACTGGTTTCCCAGAAATGATGGATGGCCGTGTTAAGACTCTGCACCCAAAAGTTCATGGTGGTGTTCTAGGCCGTCGTGGTCAAGATGATGACGTGATGGAAACTCACGGTATCAACCCTATCGATATGGTTGTTGTAAACCTATACCCATTCGCAGAAACCGTTGCTAAAGAAGGTTGTACCCTTGCTGACGCTGTTGAGAACATCGACATCGGTGGCCCAACAATGGTTCGCTCTGCAGCGAAAAACCACAAAGACGTCACTATCGTTGTTAACGCACACGACTACGAGCGCGTTGTGGCTGAAATGGACGCGAACGAGAAATCTCTAACGCTAGAGACTCGCTTCGACCTAGCTATCGCGGCATTCGAGCACACCGCTTCTTACGACGGCATGATCGCTAACTACTTCGGCACTATGGTTCCATCTTACGGTGAGAACAAAGAAGGTGACGAAGAGTCTAAATTCCCTCGCACGTTCAACCAACAGTTCGAGAAAAAACAAGACATGCGCTACGGTGAGAACAGCCACCAAGCAGCAGCATTCTACGTTGAAGCAAACCCTGAAGAAGCGTCAGTGTCTACTGCTCGCCAAATTCAAGGTAAAGCGCTTTCTTACAATAACATCGCTGACACTGACGCAGCGCTTGAGTGTGTGAAAGAGTTCGACCAGCCAGCATGTGTGATTGTTAAGCACGCTAACCCATGTGGTGTAGCACTAGGTGAAGACATCCTAGAAGCTTACGACCGTGCATTCAAAACAGACCCAACGTCTGCATTTGGCGGCATCATCGCTTTCAACCGTGAACTAGACGCAGCAACAGCAACGGCTATCACTGAGCGTCAATTCGTTGAAGTTATCATTGCACCATCAGTTTCTGCTGAGGCAGTAGAAATCGTAGCGGCTAAGAAAAACCTTCGCCTACTTGAGTGTGGTGAGTGGACAACTAAGACAACTGGTTTTGACGTGAAACGCGTTAACGGTGGCTTGCTAGTTCAAGACCGCGATCAAGGCATGGTGTCTGAAGATGACCTTAAAGTGGTTTCTAAGCGTCAACCAACAGCTGAAGAGTTGAAAGATGCTCTATTCTGCTGGAAAGTAGCGAAATACGTTAAATCTAACGCTATCGTTTACTCGAAAGGCGACATGACAATTGGTGTTGGCGCTGGCCAAATGAGCCGCGTTTACTCTGCGAAAATTGCAGGCATCAAAGCTGCAGACGAAGGTCTACAGGTTGAAGGTTGTGTAATGGCATCAGATGCGTTCTTCCCATTCCGTGACGGTATCGACGCGGCAGCAGAAGCTGGCATCAAGTGTGTTATCCAACCGGGCGGCTCTATGCGTGATGACGAAGTTATCGCTGCAGCAGACGAACACGGCATGGCGATGATCTTCACAGGCATGCGTCACTTCCGCCACTAA
- a CDS encoding CNNM domain-containing protein, with the protein MLLLTIYVSIAIGVSFICSVLEAVLLSISPSYIAQLKQNGHPAAESLDKLKTDIDRPLASILTLNTIAHTIGAATAGAQAAVVFGSQWLGVFSAVLTLGILVLSEIVPKTIGATYWRQLAPTSASVLRWMVFFLTPFVWFSEQITKRLARGHQAPKMRDELSAMAILAKESGEFAEGESKILSNLLGIQDVPVTQVMTPRPVVFRVDAEMSVNTFLEQHKDTPFSRPLVYSEQSDNIIGFVHRLELFRLQQAGCGEKALGEVMRPIHVLLNNMGLAKAFDQMMANRLQLSLVVDEYGTIQGIITLEDIFEHLVGEEIVDEADKTTDMQELAFQRWEKWKETHGVIENRDDEDELEEETPADNDSSDSTSADDDDASKDKAQNEDKKDA; encoded by the coding sequence ATGCTGCTGCTAACTATTTACGTCTCCATTGCTATTGGAGTTTCTTTCATTTGTTCTGTTTTGGAAGCTGTACTTTTGAGTATTAGTCCGAGCTACATTGCTCAACTAAAACAAAATGGGCACCCTGCAGCAGAGTCTTTAGACAAACTGAAAACAGATATTGACCGCCCGCTTGCGTCAATTTTAACGCTCAACACCATCGCGCATACTATCGGTGCTGCGACAGCAGGTGCACAAGCGGCTGTCGTTTTTGGTAGCCAATGGTTAGGTGTCTTCTCTGCCGTGCTAACGCTAGGTATTTTGGTGTTGTCTGAGATTGTTCCAAAAACCATTGGTGCAACCTACTGGCGTCAACTTGCTCCTACTTCAGCAAGTGTGCTGCGTTGGATGGTGTTCTTCCTAACACCGTTTGTATGGTTCTCAGAACAGATCACCAAACGTCTTGCTCGTGGCCACCAAGCACCAAAAATGCGTGATGAACTATCTGCAATGGCGATTTTGGCAAAAGAGAGCGGCGAGTTTGCAGAAGGCGAATCAAAAATCCTGAGCAACCTACTGGGTATTCAAGATGTACCCGTGACTCAGGTAATGACGCCGCGCCCAGTGGTATTCCGTGTTGATGCGGAAATGAGTGTGAATACCTTCCTAGAACAACATAAAGATACGCCATTCTCACGCCCGCTGGTTTACAGCGAGCAGAGTGACAACATCATCGGTTTTGTTCACCGCTTAGAGCTGTTTAGATTGCAGCAAGCCGGTTGTGGTGAGAAAGCTCTGGGTGAGGTAATGCGCCCTATCCACGTGTTGCTGAACAACATGGGCTTGGCTAAGGCCTTTGACCAGATGATGGCAAACCGCCTGCAACTGTCTTTAGTTGTGGACGAGTACGGCACCATTCAGGGCATCATCACCCTAGAAGATATCTTTGAACACCTAGTGGGTGAAGAGATTGTCGACGAAGCAGATAAGACGACTGACATGCAAGAACTGGCGTTCCAACGCTGGGAAAAGTGGAAAGAGACACACGGTGTTATCGAAAACCGCGATGACGAGGACGAGCTAGAGGAAGAAACTCCAGCAGACAACGATTCCTCAGATTCAACATCAGCGGATGACGACGACGCATCAAAAGACAAAGCGCAGAACGAAGACAAAAAAGACGCTTAA
- the prmA gene encoding 50S ribosomal protein L11 methyltransferase, whose product MPWIQIKLNATNENAEQIGDMLMEETGALSVTFLDAQDTPVFEPLPGETRLWGDTDILALYDAETDTGVVLAQIKASNMFPADFAHKVEQIEDKDWEREWMDNFHPMKFGERLWICPSWRDIPEPDAVNVMLDPGLAFGTGTHPTTALCLEWLEGLDLTGKTVIDFGCGSGILAIAAIKLGAAKVIGIDIDPQALLASKDNAQRNGVAEQLEVFLPQDQPEGLLADVVVANILAGPLRDLSGIIKGLVKPNGVLAMSGVLDTQAEDVATYYRDELHIDPIIEQQEWCRISGRKQG is encoded by the coding sequence ATGCCTTGGATTCAAATCAAGCTTAATGCTACCAATGAAAATGCCGAACAAATCGGCGACATGTTAATGGAAGAGACTGGTGCTCTTTCTGTAACTTTCCTGGATGCACAAGATACCCCTGTATTTGAGCCTCTGCCGGGCGAAACTCGCCTTTGGGGTGATACTGACATTCTCGCGCTTTACGACGCTGAGACTGATACTGGTGTCGTTCTAGCGCAGATTAAAGCAAGTAACATGTTCCCTGCAGACTTTGCTCATAAAGTAGAGCAAATTGAAGACAAGGATTGGGAACGTGAATGGATGGACAACTTCCACCCAATGAAGTTTGGTGAGCGTTTATGGATCTGCCCTAGCTGGCGCGATATCCCTGAACCTGACGCTGTCAACGTAATGCTAGACCCAGGCCTTGCATTTGGTACCGGTACTCACCCGACAACGGCACTGTGTCTTGAGTGGCTTGAAGGCTTAGACCTGACAGGCAAAACCGTAATCGACTTCGGTTGTGGCTCAGGCATCCTAGCGATCGCGGCGATCAAACTAGGCGCGGCAAAAGTTATCGGGATCGATATTGATCCTCAAGCTCTGCTTGCATCAAAAGACAACGCACAACGCAATGGCGTTGCTGAACAACTCGAAGTGTTCTTACCACAAGATCAACCGGAAGGTTTGCTGGCTGACGTTGTTGTTGCCAACATTCTTGCAGGTCCATTACGCGACCTTTCTGGCATCATCAAAGGCCTAGTTAAGCCAAATGGTGTGCTTGCGATGTCGGGTGTTTTAGATACACAAGCGGAAGATGTGGCGACTTATTATCGTGATGAGCTTCACATTGATCCGATCATTGAACAACAAGAATGGTGCCGAATCTCAGGTCGCAAGCAAGGCTAG